In one Methylobacterium sp. SyP6R genomic region, the following are encoded:
- the lptF gene encoding LPS export ABC transporter permease LptF gives MKQIERYIFRIALGAFLSCLIGLTGVIWVTQALRELDLITAKGQTLLIFFLITGLSLPTLITVIAPVALFIAVVYALNKLNGDSELIVMSAAGMSPRHLMRPFLTLALIVSAAIGFLTIQVMPSSFQELRDVLTRVRGDFIANVVKEGQFTSLDSGITFHFRERAPNGALLGIFMQDRREAGKTVVYLAERGQAVDLDGQTYLVLEKGSIHRQQPGSRDSSIITFQRYAVDLAAFTPPDADTIYKPRERSTVQLMFPDSNETYYKLTKGRFRAELHDRLSSWLYPLALGLIAFAALGDPRTTRQGRGLAVAGAIAAVVGLRIAGFAASSAAVRSQGAVIAVYAVPLVAIALSLLVATQGNRVRAFNAGIAARLRRLSGAVPVLRTRTS, from the coding sequence ATGAAGCAGATCGAGCGATACATCTTCCGCATCGCCCTCGGGGCCTTCCTGTCGTGCCTGATCGGCCTCACCGGCGTGATCTGGGTGACGCAGGCCCTGCGCGAGCTGGACCTCATCACGGCCAAGGGCCAGACCCTGCTGATCTTCTTCCTGATCACCGGGCTGTCGCTGCCGACCCTGATCACCGTGATCGCGCCGGTCGCGCTGTTCATCGCGGTGGTCTACGCGCTGAACAAGCTCAACGGCGATTCCGAGCTGATCGTGATGAGCGCGGCCGGCATGTCGCCGCGCCACCTGATGCGGCCGTTCCTGACGCTGGCGCTGATCGTCAGCGCGGCGATCGGCTTCCTCACCATCCAGGTGATGCCGTCGAGCTTCCAGGAATTGCGCGACGTGCTGACCCGGGTGCGGGGCGACTTCATCGCCAACGTGGTCAAGGAAGGACAGTTCACCAGCCTCGACAGCGGCATCACCTTCCATTTCCGCGAGCGGGCGCCGAACGGGGCCTTGCTCGGCATCTTCATGCAGGATCGGCGCGAAGCCGGGAAGACCGTGGTCTACCTCGCCGAGCGCGGCCAAGCGGTCGATCTCGACGGCCAGACCTACCTGGTGCTCGAGAAGGGCAGCATCCACCGCCAGCAGCCGGGCAGCCGCGATTCCTCGATCATCACCTTCCAGCGCTACGCCGTCGATCTGGCGGCGTTCACGCCGCCCGATGCCGACACGATCTACAAGCCGCGCGAGCGCTCGACCGTGCAGCTGATGTTCCCGGACTCGAACGAGACCTACTACAAGCTGACCAAGGGCCGGTTCCGGGCCGAACTGCACGACCGGCTCTCGTCCTGGCTCTATCCCCTGGCGCTCGGGCTGATCGCCTTCGCGGCGCTCGGCGATCCCCGCACCACCCGCCAGGGCCGCGGGCTCGCCGTGGCGGGCGCCATCGCCGCCGTGGTGGGGTTGCGGATCGCGGGCTTTGCCGCATCGAGCGCGGCGGTGCGCAGTCAAGGAGCGGTGATCGCGGTCTATGCCGTGCCGCTCGTCGCGATCGCCCTGTCCCTCCTCGTCGCCACTCAGGGCAACCGGGTGCGGGCCTTCAATGCCGGGATCGCCGCGCGACTGCGCCGGCTCTCGGGGGCGGTCCCGGTCCTGCGGACCCGGACGAGCTGA
- the lptG gene encoding LPS export ABC transporter permease LptG — translation MLIGFTLGRYLAARFLRMILGVFLTVFALVYTLDFVELMRRAGDAEGASATVMARLALFRTPAVAEQVLPFAILFGAMAALLQLSRKLELVVARAAGISAWQFLQPGVLVALGIGAFTVGVYNPVSAELKQRSTEIEAKIFAKSSKAGSGKDLWIRQRSLDGQAIIRAETAIEGTTTLAGVAVFTFDDAGAFTQQMQAARATLHDGYWELQDVRVQGLDQEPQSYDTYLIASTLDPSQVRQRFTPPESVPFWQLRQTIARTERAGLDATRYRLQYDVLMARPVLFLAMVLVAASVSLRFFRFGGIGKMVLGGVAAGFVLYVARQVMEGLGASGLVAAPVAAWFPAVVGSLLGTLALLHLEDG, via the coding sequence ATGCTGATCGGCTTCACCCTCGGCCGCTATCTGGCGGCCCGCTTCCTGCGCATGATCCTGGGGGTCTTCCTCACGGTCTTCGCCCTCGTCTACACCCTCGACTTCGTCGAGCTGATGCGCCGGGCCGGCGACGCCGAGGGGGCGTCCGCCACCGTGATGGCGCGGCTGGCTTTGTTTCGCACGCCCGCCGTAGCCGAGCAGGTGCTGCCCTTCGCGATCCTGTTCGGCGCCATGGCGGCTCTGCTCCAGCTCAGCCGCAAGCTCGAGCTGGTGGTGGCCCGCGCCGCCGGCATCTCGGCCTGGCAATTCCTCCAGCCCGGCGTTCTGGTGGCGCTCGGCATCGGCGCCTTCACGGTCGGGGTCTACAACCCGGTCTCGGCGGAGCTGAAGCAGCGCTCGACCGAGATCGAGGCCAAGATCTTCGCCAAATCCTCGAAGGCCGGCTCCGGCAAGGACCTGTGGATCCGCCAGCGCAGCCTCGACGGCCAGGCGATCATCCGGGCCGAGACCGCGATCGAGGGCACCACGACGCTCGCCGGCGTCGCGGTCTTCACCTTCGACGATGCGGGCGCCTTCACCCAGCAGATGCAGGCGGCCCGCGCCACCCTGCATGACGGCTACTGGGAATTGCAGGACGTGCGCGTGCAAGGCCTCGACCAGGAGCCGCAGAGCTACGACACCTATCTGATCGCCTCGACGCTCGACCCCTCGCAGGTGCGCCAGCGCTTCACCCCACCCGAATCCGTGCCTTTCTGGCAACTGCGCCAGACGATCGCCCGGACCGAGCGGGCGGGACTCGACGCCACGCGTTACCGTCTCCAGTACGACGTTCTGATGGCCCGGCCGGTGCTGTTCCTGGCGATGGTGCTGGTGGCGGCGTCGGTTTCGTTAAGGTTCTTCCGCTTTGGTGGCATCGGCAAGATGGTTCTCGGCGGCGTCGCGGCGGGCTTCGTGCTCTACGTGGCACGCCAGGTGATGGAGGGCCTCGGCGCCTCTGGATTGGTCGCGGCACCGGTGGCGGCGTGGTTCCCGGCCGTGGTAGGGAGTCTTCTCGGAACGCTCGCGCTTCTGCACCTGGAGGACGGCTGA
- a CDS encoding LPS-assembly protein LptD has translation MPDLRRMGAGLAGAGMGRVVRKAAGAAVTGSLTVMLAAAVTAGVGGLAHAQGTLNDRLAAGSAKNAAKGNNERLLVEAKELVYDNDRNTVSAVGNAELHYGPRTLLADRVRYDRNTGRVFAEGNVRLTDETGAVVTGDRMELTDDFKSGFIDSLRIQQTIEQRGRPARVRFSAPRAERVEGQTTTFEYGTYTACEPCKDHPERPPLWQVKAARIIHNNEERRIYYEDSYLEVAGIPVAYLPYFYSPDPTVRRDTGFLAPHFVSSNVLGYGIGTPFFWNIAPDYDLTVEPTFLSKQGVLGQAEWRQRLANGFYNLRVSGIFQSTPSAFLPGPLGSGDRDFRGSIESAGQFYLAPNWRAGWDVVGVTDKWFLDNYRIRNQTISTDYFREAVSTAYLIGQGDRSWFEARGYYFKGLSTFDWQKQQPVVAPVIDYDKRRDGPDPIGGEVRFQANFTHLTRDATQYTQIPRTGTYLLSPSVNGITFPLYSTCSVFERGQCLVSGLAGDTTRATAQVSWRRTFTDEFGQRWQPFAYLRGDAFFVNPNTTGYQNNEVTNLFSPDSNFSGRVMPAVGLEYRYPFVADLGPLGVHTVSPIAQVIARPSETHIGRLPNEDAQSLVFDDTSLFEWDKFSGYDRVEGGVRANLGAEYSITGRNGFYMNAMFGESIALAGVNSFRRGDIDNVGRDSGLETTRSDFVSRFQVSPNQNISFITRARFDNATFALKRFESGITAKFAPFLPLETSLIYARYEAQPELGYDRRREGLQASALYNITPNWFVTGSVLFDLSHYLQVREFYASAAQAYFLNPVGTAPVYERADKFYVSSSGFGFGYRDECTTISLNYLSSPIETASGLRERNRTFLLRIELRTLGEANFRQNLSTTTTADGIATAR, from the coding sequence ATGCCTGACCTCCGGAGGATGGGCGCGGGGCTAGCGGGTGCAGGGATGGGTCGAGTCGTGCGTAAGGCCGCGGGTGCCGCGGTCACGGGATCCCTGACGGTCATGCTGGCCGCTGCCGTGACGGCAGGCGTGGGCGGCCTTGCGCATGCGCAAGGCACGCTCAACGACCGCCTGGCGGCCGGATCGGCCAAGAACGCGGCCAAGGGCAACAACGAGCGGCTCCTCGTCGAGGCGAAGGAACTCGTCTACGACAACGACCGCAACACGGTCTCGGCGGTCGGCAACGCCGAGCTGCATTACGGCCCGCGCACCCTCCTGGCCGACCGCGTCCGCTACGACCGCAACACCGGCCGGGTCTTCGCCGAGGGCAATGTCCGCCTCACCGACGAGACCGGCGCGGTCGTGACCGGCGACCGGATGGAGCTGACCGACGACTTCAAGTCCGGCTTCATCGATTCGCTGCGCATCCAGCAGACGATCGAGCAGCGCGGCCGCCCGGCCCGGGTGCGCTTCTCCGCCCCGCGGGCGGAGCGCGTCGAGGGCCAGACCACGACCTTCGAATACGGCACCTACACGGCCTGCGAGCCGTGCAAGGACCATCCCGAGCGGCCGCCCCTGTGGCAGGTCAAGGCGGCGCGGATCATCCACAACAACGAGGAACGCCGGATCTACTACGAGGATTCCTACCTCGAAGTGGCCGGCATCCCGGTCGCTTACCTGCCCTATTTCTACTCGCCCGACCCGACGGTGCGGCGCGATACCGGCTTCCTGGCGCCGCACTTCGTGTCCTCGAACGTGCTCGGCTACGGCATCGGCACGCCGTTCTTCTGGAACATCGCGCCCGATTACGACCTCACCGTCGAGCCGACCTTCCTGTCGAAGCAGGGCGTGCTCGGCCAGGCCGAGTGGCGCCAGCGGCTGGCCAACGGCTTCTACAACCTTCGCGTCAGCGGCATCTTCCAGTCGACGCCGAGCGCCTTCCTGCCCGGCCCCCTCGGCTCGGGCGACCGCGACTTTCGCGGATCGATCGAATCGGCCGGCCAGTTCTACCTCGCCCCGAACTGGCGCGCCGGCTGGGACGTCGTCGGCGTCACCGACAAGTGGTTCCTCGACAATTACCGCATCCGCAACCAGACGATCAGCACGGATTACTTCCGTGAGGCCGTCTCCACCGCCTACCTGATCGGCCAGGGCGACCGCTCGTGGTTCGAGGCGCGGGGCTACTACTTCAAGGGCCTGTCGACGTTCGACTGGCAGAAGCAGCAGCCGGTCGTCGCCCCGGTGATCGACTACGACAAGCGCCGCGACGGGCCCGACCCGATCGGCGGCGAGGTGCGGTTCCAGGCGAACTTCACCCACCTGACCCGGGACGCGACCCAGTACACCCAGATCCCGCGCACCGGCACCTACCTGCTCAGCCCGAGCGTCAACGGCATCACCTTCCCGCTCTACAGCACCTGCTCGGTGTTCGAGCGCGGGCAGTGCCTGGTGAGCGGGCTGGCCGGCGACACCACCCGGGCCACCGCCCAGGTGTCGTGGCGGCGCACCTTCACGGACGAGTTCGGCCAGCGCTGGCAGCCCTTCGCCTATCTGCGCGGCGACGCGTTCTTCGTGAACCCGAACACGACCGGCTACCAGAACAACGAAGTCACCAACCTGTTCTCGCCGGACTCGAACTTTTCCGGCCGGGTGATGCCGGCGGTCGGCCTCGAATACCGCTATCCCTTCGTCGCCGACTTAGGGCCGCTCGGGGTCCACACGGTCTCGCCGATCGCCCAGGTGATCGCGCGGCCGAGCGAGACCCATATCGGCCGCCTGCCGAACGAGGACGCGCAGAGCCTCGTCTTCGACGACACCTCGCTGTTCGAGTGGGACAAGTTCTCGGGCTACGACCGGGTCGAGGGCGGCGTGCGCGCCAATCTCGGCGCCGAGTACTCGATCACCGGCCGCAACGGCTTCTACATGAACGCGATGTTCGGCGAGTCGATCGCGCTCGCCGGCGTCAACTCGTTCCGCCGCGGCGACATCGACAATGTCGGCCGCGATTCGGGCCTCGAGACCACGCGTTCGGACTTCGTCTCGCGCTTCCAGGTCTCGCCGAACCAGAACATCAGCTTCATCACCCGGGCCCGGTTCGACAACGCCACCTTCGCGCTCAAGCGCTTCGAGAGCGGCATCACGGCGAAGTTCGCGCCGTTCCTGCCGCTCGAGACCTCGCTCATCTACGCCCGCTACGAAGCGCAGCCCGAGCTCGGTTACGACCGCCGCCGCGAGGGCCTGCAGGCCTCGGCCCTCTACAACATCACGCCGAACTGGTTCGTCACCGGCTCGGTGCTGTTCGACCTCTCGCACTACCTCCAGGTACGCGAGTTCTACGCCTCGGCGGCGCAGGCCTATTTCCTCAACCCGGTCGGCACCGCACCGGTCTACGAGCGGGCCGACAAGTTCTACGTCTCGTCGTCGGGCTTCGGCTTCGGCTATCGCGACGAGTGCACGACGATCTCGCTCAACTACCTGTCCTCTCCGATCGAGACCGCCTCGGGCCTGCGGGAGCGCAACCGCACCTTCCTGCTGCGGATCGAGCTACGCACCCTCGGCGAGGCGAATTTCCGCCAGAACCTCAGCACCACCACGACGGCGGACGGCATCGCCACCGCCCGGTGA
- the pdxA gene encoding 4-hydroxythreonine-4-phosphate dehydrogenase PdxA: MTTALALTQGDPAGIGPEITLRAWLAREEHGLAPFFVIGDPDFLSKIAARLGLAVPLCEVTPESAAQAFARALPVVRLPGGLTVAAEPGAPDPASAAGTLASIDEAVRLVQAGRAPALVTNPIAKHVLYEAGFRHPGHTEYLAALAAEPGATPPMPVMLLWSEDLAVVPVTIHVALRRVPELLTVDLVVETARIVDRDMRARFGLSAPRLVLAGLNPHAGEAGTMGLEDRDVLAPAIEALRAEGIRITGPHPADTLFHARARATYDVALAPTHDQALIPIKTLAFDEGVNVTLGLPFLRTSPDHGTAFDIAGKGLAKPDSLIAALKLAGRLTRTGVSA; this comes from the coding sequence ATGACCACAGCCCTCGCGCTGACACAGGGCGATCCGGCGGGGATCGGCCCGGAGATCACCCTGCGGGCCTGGCTCGCCCGGGAGGAGCACGGGCTCGCCCCGTTCTTCGTCATCGGCGACCCGGATTTCTTGAGCAAAATCGCGGCCCGGCTCGGCCTCGCGGTGCCCTTGTGCGAGGTCACGCCAGAGAGTGCGGCGCAGGCCTTTGCCCGGGCCTTGCCGGTGGTGCGGCTGCCCGGCGGCCTCACCGTCGCGGCGGAGCCCGGCGCCCCCGATCCGGCGAGCGCCGCCGGCACGCTCGCCTCGATCGACGAGGCGGTGCGGCTGGTGCAGGCGGGTCGCGCGCCGGCCCTCGTCACCAATCCGATCGCCAAGCACGTGCTCTACGAGGCGGGCTTCCGCCATCCCGGCCATACCGAGTATCTGGCGGCCCTCGCGGCCGAGCCCGGCGCGACCCCGCCGATGCCCGTGATGCTGCTGTGGTCCGAGGACCTGGCGGTGGTGCCGGTGACGATCCACGTGGCGTTGCGCCGGGTGCCGGAGCTCTTGACCGTAGACCTCGTGGTCGAGACCGCCCGCATCGTCGACCGCGACATGCGGGCCCGCTTCGGCCTGTCCGCCCCGCGCCTCGTGCTCGCCGGGCTCAACCCGCATGCGGGCGAGGCCGGCACGATGGGCCTGGAGGATCGCGACGTGCTGGCGCCCGCGATCGAGGCCTTGCGGGCGGAGGGCATCCGGATCACCGGCCCGCACCCGGCCGACACGCTGTTCCACGCCCGCGCCCGGGCCACCTACGACGTGGCGCTCGCCCCGACCCACGACCAGGCCCTGATCCCGATCAAGACACTCGCCTTCGACGAGGGCGTGAACGTGACCCTCGGGCTGCCGTTCCTGCGCACCTCGCCCGACCACGGCACCGCCTTCGATATCGCCGGCAAGGGCTTGGCCAAGCCCGACAGCCTGATCGCGGCCCTCAAGCTCGCCGGGCGGCTGACCCGGACGGGAGTGTCGGCATGA
- the rsmA gene encoding 16S rRNA (adenine(1518)-N(6)/adenine(1519)-N(6))-dimethyltransferase RsmA produces the protein MSAPDGLPPLREVVQAHDLMPRRSLGQNFLFDLNLTGRIARSSGPLDGVTVVEVGPGPGGLTRALLMHGAARVIAVERDPRALPALAEIAAHYPGRLEVVEADALEFDPRPLIGEGPARIVANLPYNVGTQLLTGWLTAEAWPPWWESLTLMFQREVAERIVADEGDRANYGRLGVLCGWRTKAQILFDVPPAAFVPPPKVTSSVVRLVPRPEPLPCRVRALETVTGAAFGQRRKMLRQSLKAATPDPARLLAAAGIPETARAEEVPVAGFVAMAQVL, from the coding sequence ATGAGCGCGCCGGACGGTCTGCCGCCGCTGCGGGAGGTGGTGCAGGCGCACGACCTGATGCCCCGCCGCTCGCTCGGCCAGAATTTCCTGTTCGACCTGAACCTCACCGGCCGGATCGCCCGCTCCTCGGGACCGCTCGACGGGGTGACGGTGGTCGAGGTCGGCCCCGGCCCCGGCGGCCTGACCCGGGCGCTGCTGATGCACGGCGCGGCGCGTGTGATCGCGGTCGAGCGCGATCCCCGCGCCCTGCCGGCGCTCGCCGAAATCGCCGCCCATTATCCCGGCCGCCTGGAGGTGGTGGAGGCCGATGCGCTCGAATTCGACCCGCGGCCGCTGATCGGCGAGGGCCCGGCCCGGATCGTCGCCAACCTCCCCTACAATGTCGGCACGCAGCTCCTCACCGGCTGGCTCACGGCGGAGGCCTGGCCGCCCTGGTGGGAGTCGCTGACCCTGATGTTCCAGCGCGAGGTGGCCGAGCGCATCGTCGCCGACGAGGGCGACCGGGCGAATTACGGCCGGCTCGGCGTGCTCTGCGGCTGGCGCACCAAGGCCCAGATCCTGTTCGACGTGCCGCCCGCGGCCTTCGTGCCGCCGCCCAAGGTGACGTCGAGCGTGGTGCGGCTGGTGCCGCGGCCCGAGCCCCTGCCGTGCCGGGTCCGGGCGCTCGAAACCGTGACCGGCGCCGCCTTCGGCCAGCGCCGCAAGATGCTGCGCCAGAGCCTCAAAGCCGCGACCCCCGACCCCGCCCGCCTGCTCGCCGCCGCCGGCATCCCCGAGACGGCAAGGGCCGAGGAGGTGCCGGTGGCAGGCTTCGTTGCGATGGCGCAGGTGCTCTGA
- a CDS encoding DUF4142 domain-containing protein, with product MHRRLVPTAIASAVATPSLVTVAIAQPQGGPTAAATGNTGARMGEAEAEHAADTLAAGSASLAASRVALRKASDDDVKQLARFEAAEQETIADVLRAMRDPSQAASGQVKPPAEPEVDGAVDPSRIFDAKPEAWRRFENGTKGRFQRPFL from the coding sequence ATGCATCGTCGTCTCGTACCGACCGCCATCGCCTCGGCCGTGGCGACACCCTCCCTCGTCACAGTGGCCATCGCGCAGCCGCAGGGCGGCCCGACCGCGGCGGCGACGGGCAATACCGGCGCCCGGATGGGCGAGGCCGAGGCCGAGCACGCCGCCGACACCCTGGCGGCCGGCTCCGCCTCCCTGGCGGCGAGCCGCGTCGCGCTGCGGAAGGCCTCCGACGACGACGTGAAGCAGCTCGCGCGCTTCGAGGCCGCCGAGCAGGAGACCATCGCCGACGTGCTCAGGGCGATGCGCGACCCGTCCCAGGCCGCGAGCGGCCAGGTGAAGCCGCCGGCCGAGCCCGAGGTCGACGGGGCCGTCGACCCATCTCGAATTTTCGACGCCAAGCCAGAGGCTTGGCGAAGATTCGAGAACGGAACCAAAGGTCGTTTTCAACGACCGTTTTTATAA
- a CDS encoding Spy/CpxP family protein refolding chaperone — MRRTLTTGVFATVTLAGILSAGLLGTALAQAPRPVQVAHAGDHAADGAGRHRLSAEDVQAFTDARVAALHAGLKLTPDQEKLWPPVEDAMRNLAKVRRDQREARRGEDHDPVAETAPDAIRARADALAARSDALRKLADASQPLYATLDQAQKQRAAMLGRPMGRHHHPGMHRHHRDD, encoded by the coding sequence ATGCGACGCACTCTCACTACCGGGGTTTTCGCCACCGTGACCCTGGCCGGGATCTTGAGCGCCGGGCTGCTCGGCACCGCCCTGGCGCAGGCGCCGCGGCCGGTGCAGGTCGCACATGCGGGCGACCATGCGGCCGATGGGGCGGGCCGGCACCGCCTCAGCGCCGAGGACGTCCAGGCCTTCACCGATGCGCGGGTCGCCGCCCTGCATGCCGGCCTGAAGCTCACGCCCGACCAGGAGAAGCTGTGGCCGCCGGTCGAGGACGCGATGCGCAACCTCGCCAAGGTCCGGCGCGACCAGCGCGAGGCCCGGCGCGGCGAGGATCACGATCCCGTGGCGGAGACGGCGCCGGACGCGATCCGGGCCCGGGCCGATGCCCTCGCGGCGCGCTCAGACGCCCTGCGCAAGCTCGCCGACGCCTCGCAGCCGCTCTACGCCACCCTCGACCAGGCGCAGAAGCAGCGCGCCGCGATGCTGGGCCGGCCGATGGGGCGGCATCACCACCCGGGTATGCACCGGCACCACCGCGACGACTGA
- a CDS encoding branched-chain amino acid aminotransferase: protein MAATEDTWTYFEGAWHPGNVRMMGPRTHAAWLASTVFDGARAFEGVTPDLDLHLSRINRSAANFGLEPVVAEGTWAELVRDGLTRFAPDAALYIRPMYWAEGGLGGAVRLDPASTNWCLCLYEAPMPPPTGFTATLSPFRRPTPDMAPLDAKAGCLYPNSSRAIAEAASRGFGNALMRDALGNVAEFATANVLMARDGVVYTPVPNGTFLAGITRGRVIALLREAGVTVVEKTLTVDDLMAADEVFSVGNYAKVVPVTALDERTFAPGPLFDKARELYWTFAHRG, encoded by the coding sequence ATGGCCGCGACAGAAGACACCTGGACCTATTTCGAGGGCGCCTGGCACCCGGGCAACGTGCGGATGATGGGGCCGCGCACCCATGCCGCCTGGCTCGCCTCGACGGTGTTCGACGGCGCCAGGGCCTTCGAGGGCGTGACCCCGGACCTCGACCTGCATCTCTCCCGGATCAACCGCTCGGCCGCCAATTTCGGCCTCGAACCGGTTGTCGCGGAGGGCACCTGGGCCGAATTGGTGCGGGACGGTCTGACGCGGTTCGCGCCCGACGCCGCGCTCTACATCCGGCCGATGTACTGGGCGGAAGGGGGGCTGGGCGGTGCGGTGCGGCTCGACCCCGCCTCGACCAATTGGTGCCTGTGCCTCTACGAGGCGCCGATGCCGCCGCCGACCGGGTTCACCGCCACCCTGTCGCCGTTCCGGCGCCCGACGCCGGACATGGCCCCCCTCGACGCCAAGGCCGGCTGCCTCTACCCGAACAGCTCGCGGGCGATCGCCGAGGCCGCCTCGCGCGGCTTCGGCAACGCCCTGATGCGCGATGCGCTGGGCAACGTCGCGGAATTCGCCACCGCCAACGTGCTGATGGCCCGTGACGGCGTGGTCTACACCCCGGTGCCGAACGGCACGTTCCTCGCCGGCATCACCCGGGGCCGGGTGATCGCGCTCCTGCGCGAGGCCGGGGTCACGGTGGTGGAGAAGACCCTCACCGTCGACGACCTGATGGCGGCCGACGAGGTGTTTTCGGTCGGCAACTACGCCAAGGTCGTGCCGGTGACCGCCCTCGACGAGCGGACCTTCGCGCCCGGCCCGCTGTTCGACAAGGCCCGCGAGCTGTACTGGACCTTCGCCCACCGGGGCTGA
- a CDS encoding calcium:proton antiporter produces MMVVRLAVAWATVAAFAVFGGGWLGGLEAPLVAAGMFAWLFAVILWSAFGVVHEAEELADRLGEPYGTLILTLSIVIIEVALVAAVMLGAKAAPTLGRDTMFAVIMIVMNGLVGLGLILGGLRHHRQNYNLDGAGAYLAAIIPLTTIALIIPNFTTSTPDGSLTAFQAVAFSVLTVVLYGIFLLLQTGRHSDFFTDFVQPGTVVEKKAPHPDAGRGAILRHAGLLLVSLLPIVLLSKSLAAILDHGIKALGAPSALGGVIIAAIVFTPEGISAVKAIRRDQLQRAINLCLGAVTSTVGLTVPAVLVIGLVSGQRVVLGLAPAEMAVLAMTLLLSVITFSRQGTTVLEGAVHLVVFLTYLTLIFSP; encoded by the coding sequence ATGATGGTCGTGCGGTTGGCGGTGGCGTGGGCGACGGTGGCGGCCTTCGCGGTGTTCGGCGGGGGCTGGCTCGGGGGGTTGGAGGCGCCGCTGGTGGCGGCGGGTATGTTCGCCTGGCTGTTCGCCGTCATCCTGTGGTCGGCCTTCGGGGTGGTGCACGAGGCCGAGGAACTGGCCGACCGCCTCGGCGAGCCCTACGGCACCCTGATCCTGACCTTGTCGATCGTCATCATCGAGGTGGCGCTGGTCGCCGCCGTGATGCTCGGGGCCAAGGCCGCCCCGACGCTCGGGCGCGACACGATGTTCGCCGTCATCATGATCGTGATGAACGGTCTCGTCGGGCTCGGGCTGATCCTCGGCGGCCTGCGCCACCACCGCCAGAACTACAACCTCGACGGGGCCGGCGCCTATCTGGCGGCGATCATCCCGCTCACCACCATCGCGCTCATCATCCCGAACTTCACCACCTCGACCCCGGACGGCTCGCTGACGGCGTTCCAGGCGGTGGCGTTCTCGGTGCTGACGGTGGTGCTCTACGGCATCTTCCTCCTGCTCCAGACCGGCCGGCACAGCGACTTCTTCACCGATTTCGTCCAGCCGGGCACGGTCGTGGAGAAGAAGGCGCCCCACCCCGATGCCGGCCGCGGGGCGATCCTGCGCCATGCCGGGCTGCTCCTCGTCAGCCTTTTGCCGATCGTGCTCCTGTCGAAGAGCCTCGCGGCGATCCTCGACCACGGCATCAAGGCGCTCGGCGCGCCCTCGGCGCTCGGCGGCGTCATCATCGCGGCCATCGTGTTCACTCCGGAGGGGATCAGCGCCGTCAAGGCGATCCGGCGCGACCAGCTCCAGCGGGCGATCAACCTCTGCCTCGGCGCCGTGACCTCGACGGTCGGCCTCACGGTGCCGGCGGTGCTGGTCATCGGCCTCGTCTCGGGCCAGCGGGTGGTGCTCGGCCTGGCACCGGCCGAGATGGCGGTGCTCGCCATGACGCTGCTGCTCAGCGTCATCACCTTCTCGCGCCAGGGCACGACGGTGCTGGAGGGCGCCGTCCACCTGGTGGTCTTCCTCACCTACCTGACGCTGATCTTCAGCCCGTGA
- a CDS encoding ABC transporter ATP-binding protein, with protein MLEVRGLSTAYQGLLAIQGVSIEVETGEIVVVAGANGAGKSTLLKSIAGMERPKSGEVVFDGARIDGLPGHAITAKGIAYVPENKRLFPRLSVADNLRLGSYLHRKEADREAPLERVFSLFPRLKERLPQRAGTLSGGEQQMLAIGRALMTRPRLLMLDEPSQGIMPKLVDEIFSAVEAIRASGTTILLVEQRLAESLSIADRAYVLQTGRLMLSGPAATLRDDPEVRRVYLGI; from the coding sequence CTGCTTGAGGTCCGCGGGCTCTCCACCGCCTACCAGGGCCTCCTGGCCATCCAGGGCGTCTCGATCGAGGTCGAGACCGGCGAGATCGTCGTCGTGGCGGGCGCCAACGGCGCCGGCAAGTCGACCTTGCTCAAGTCGATCGCCGGCATGGAGCGGCCGAAATCCGGCGAGGTGGTGTTCGACGGCGCCCGGATCGACGGGTTGCCGGGCCACGCCATCACGGCGAAGGGCATCGCCTACGTGCCGGAGAACAAGCGGCTGTTTCCGCGCCTCTCCGTCGCCGACAACCTGCGGCTCGGCAGCTACCTCCACCGCAAGGAAGCCGACCGCGAGGCGCCGCTGGAGCGCGTCTTCTCCCTCTTCCCGCGCCTGAAGGAGCGCCTGCCGCAGCGGGCCGGCACTCTCTCGGGCGGCGAGCAGCAGATGCTCGCCATCGGCCGCGCCCTGATGACCCGGCCGCGCCTGCTGATGCTCGACGAGCCCTCGCAGGGCATCATGCCCAAGCTCGTCGACGAGATCTTTTCCGCCGTCGAGGCGATCCGCGCCTCGGGCACCACGATCCTCCTGGTCGAGCAGCGCCTGGCCGAATCGCTGAGTATCGCCGACCGGGCCTACGTGCTCCAGACTGGGCGGCTGATGCTCTCGGGCCCGGCGGCGACGTTGCGGGACGATCCGGAGGTGAGGCGGGTGTATCTGGGGATTTGA